The following proteins are encoded in a genomic region of Desulfosporosinus youngiae DSM 17734:
- a CDS encoding BlaI/MecI/CopY family transcriptional regulator — MSEIPKISEAEWEVMKIVWLKSSPCTANEIVDALTGVADWKPNTIKTLINRLVKKKALGYKEEGRQYRYYPLVDQAECIKSETNSFVKRMFGGTLQPMLVAFLKEEKLSQDEIEELKRIIEERKG; from the coding sequence ATGTCTGAAATACCGAAGATATCTGAGGCGGAGTGGGAAGTAATGAAGATAGTCTGGCTAAAGTCTTCCCCCTGTACAGCAAACGAGATTGTGGATGCTTTAACCGGCGTAGCAGATTGGAAGCCAAATACGATTAAAACCTTAATCAATAGGCTGGTCAAGAAAAAGGCTTTGGGATATAAGGAAGAAGGCCGGCAATATCGTTACTATCCCTTGGTCGATCAGGCTGAGTGCATTAAGTCAGAGACCAATTCCTTTGTGAAACGGATGTTTGGCGGAACCCTTCAACCTATGTTGGTGGCTTTTCTTAAGGAGGAAAAACTTTCTCAAGACGAAATTGAAGAACTAAAACGGATCATTGAGGAAAGGAAGGGGTAA
- a CDS encoding M56 family metallopeptidase produces MPSGHIDYLRLFDWVWQTSAKASLLIVLLLLVKFVLKHKISGRVHYLLWSIVLVSLLLPWAPQSSFSLYNLSNLEMPRTSSLPKNTEVFSHPGAKNDGLFSEETDYRSDQTAGFQNADTTNTLANKNKSPDIIAAPMFIHKLFCFVWLIGIMVFIAATGLVNRRFKHSIQDRAVLDEKLLGAFAEVKTKLHIKAKVSLVQTGAITSPLLYGLFCPKVLIPTGFSEEFNQEQIKYVFVHELLHLKRKDIAVNWLAQGLLIIHWFNPILWYAFYKLREDQEIACDAITLEHIGGASVKEYAYTLIKLAEKNMKLPGIVSLANLSGTSSQIRRRIRMIKDYGKIPLRWAVLAVGVVVALSIATMTNAKATTADVSEVDQSYSPVVSANSLEPIQLNQDLVEYARTNYQGGYDYSTEKDIASSTYGWMLGGLDRAPDKDGVAEKKQQAEGYLPVKPIFVKSYDGAFLDDYYIVPYLQGERFVGASVVCPVVNERVEMINGVTFSPREKLLEIDADEAMKILKQEKGIEKPPSPRLIFHSVLNESSPFPSDYSLLPSYNEPSMLTPYSILQPSWEFVLTDKTRLYVNQAGQVFNDTNVVPWYETYVPPEYNPQAVRIEPDKLIRDDGWTLTVSEVWPLSTSNGGWGYNPYDETKPDKYYAVSLTLENIQGNDQVFIPKGRVVGTVGSSGKVYSAQQLSFDSWYIQNLRGLQLMAKKDGRTIEPGIFKASLAPMQVDPSEQKLTKIIYQDEHGNKFEIPIQIPESKPK; encoded by the coding sequence TTGCCCTCAGGACACATCGATTATCTGCGTCTTTTTGATTGGGTCTGGCAGACTTCGGCAAAGGCAAGCCTATTAATTGTCCTCTTGTTATTAGTGAAATTTGTGCTTAAGCATAAAATCAGCGGGCGGGTACATTATTTATTATGGTCGATTGTGTTGGTCAGTCTTCTGTTGCCTTGGGCACCTCAAAGTTCATTTAGTCTCTACAACCTTTCTAATTTAGAGATGCCGCGAACCAGTTCTTTGCCTAAAAATACAGAAGTGTTTTCACATCCTGGCGCAAAGAATGACGGATTATTTTCTGAAGAAACGGACTACCGGTCAGATCAGACTGCCGGATTTCAGAACGCGGATACAACGAATACATTAGCTAATAAGAATAAATCACCTGATATAATTGCCGCCCCCATGTTTATCCATAAACTGTTTTGCTTTGTATGGCTTATAGGGATTATGGTTTTTATTGCGGCGACTGGATTGGTCAACAGACGATTTAAGCATAGTATACAAGATCGGGCTGTGCTTGATGAAAAGCTGCTGGGGGCCTTTGCAGAGGTTAAAACCAAACTGCATATTAAGGCTAAGGTCTCTTTGGTTCAAACCGGGGCAATAACCAGTCCATTACTTTATGGACTGTTCTGTCCGAAGGTGTTGATACCAACAGGTTTTTCGGAAGAGTTTAACCAGGAGCAAATTAAGTATGTTTTTGTGCACGAATTATTACATTTAAAGCGAAAAGATATAGCAGTGAATTGGTTGGCCCAGGGATTGCTTATTATCCATTGGTTTAATCCAATACTTTGGTACGCATTTTATAAACTGCGGGAAGACCAGGAAATCGCATGTGATGCGATAACCCTTGAACATATTGGGGGCGCTTCAGTTAAGGAGTACGCCTACACACTCATTAAGCTGGCAGAGAAGAACATGAAACTCCCGGGAATTGTTAGCTTAGCAAATTTGTCGGGTACAAGCTCACAAATAAGGAGGAGAATCCGGATGATAAAAGACTATGGAAAAATACCTTTAAGGTGGGCGGTCTTAGCTGTTGGAGTTGTCGTTGCTTTGTCAATTGCAACAATGACCAACGCCAAAGCAACGACGGCTGATGTCTCTGAGGTTGACCAGAGTTACAGCCCGGTTGTTTCAGCTAACTCTTTGGAACCGATCCAGCTTAATCAGGACCTAGTGGAATATGCCAGAACGAACTATCAAGGCGGATATGACTATTCTACAGAGAAAGATATTGCCAGCAGTACCTATGGCTGGATGCTTGGCGGCCTTGACCGGGCACCTGATAAAGATGGAGTGGCTGAAAAGAAGCAACAAGCGGAAGGATACCTGCCCGTCAAACCGATCTTTGTTAAATCCTATGACGGAGCCTTTTTAGACGATTATTATATTGTTCCCTATCTCCAGGGAGAAAGGTTTGTCGGAGCCAGTGTTGTATGTCCTGTTGTCAATGAACGTGTTGAAATGATTAATGGAGTTACCTTTTCGCCGCGTGAAAAGCTATTGGAGATTGATGCTGATGAGGCAATGAAAATTCTTAAACAAGAAAAAGGAATTGAAAAACCTCCGTCGCCCAGGCTTATTTTTCATAGTGTACTGAATGAATCCAGTCCATTCCCATCAGATTATAGTCTATTGCCGTCCTATAACGAACCAAGTATGCTGACACCTTATTCTATCCTCCAACCCTCCTGGGAATTTGTTTTAACCGATAAGACCAGATTATATGTTAATCAAGCGGGCCAGGTATTTAATGACACCAACGTAGTTCCCTGGTATGAGACCTATGTTCCTCCTGAATATAATCCACAGGCGGTGCGAATTGAACCTGACAAATTGATACGGGATGATGGCTGGACTTTAACTGTCAGCGAAGTGTGGCCCTTAAGCACTTCTAACGGAGGGTGGGGGTATAATCCCTATGATGAAACTAAACCTGACAAATACTACGCGGTTTCCCTTACCTTAGAGAATATTCAGGGAAACGATCAAGTGTTTATTCCTAAAGGCAGAGTCGTAGGGACAGTTGGCAGCAGCGGCAAGGTATATAGTGCCCAACAGCTTTCGTTTGATAGTTGGTATATTCAAAACCTGCGCGGCCTGCAGCTGATGGCCAAAAAGGATGGCAGAACTATTGAACCCGGTATCTTTAAAGCCAGCCTTGCGCCTATGCAGGTTGATCCAAGCGAACAGAAATTGACGAAGATTATTTATCAAGATGAGCACGGAAACAAATTTGAGATACCTATTCAGATTCCTGAATCTAAGCCGAAATAA
- a CDS encoding dimethylarginine dimethylaminohydrolase family protein: MSRIQPSYGIEKLGRLRKVLLHDPVESLATINQSNYKYHLFNYVPKVDQYLIEHKKYAQLLQAHGVEVLFVRDFVHHTKDLLAKLPNLPYLHDTAVVTSKGAILSEMCPGTRAGEEQVVKEVLQAIGIPIFHEFETHEQFEGCLVLSPDTLIIVDTERHKPSTIEKFFTKALDIFEEVIYVEVPQARRFMHADMIFNRISEDLALYFPPAFLRTYLITRQKRLEIDLRTFLGKRNMELVEIDNEEQQNWGCSFVVLEPKVLIHYDLALNRQTKETLKQRGVQIIEFHPDALLAGGGSLRCLTLRLWRT, translated from the coding sequence ATGAGCAGGATACAACCAAGCTACGGAATTGAGAAACTGGGAAGATTAAGAAAGGTCTTACTTCATGACCCTGTTGAATCGCTGGCAACCATTAATCAATCAAACTACAAGTATCACTTATTTAATTATGTTCCGAAGGTAGATCAATACTTAATTGAGCATAAAAAATATGCTCAGTTGTTGCAAGCACACGGAGTAGAGGTGCTCTTTGTCAGAGACTTTGTACACCACACAAAGGACTTACTTGCCAAACTCCCGAATTTGCCATATCTGCACGACACAGCCGTCGTCACGAGTAAAGGGGCTATTTTATCTGAAATGTGTCCGGGTACCAGGGCGGGGGAGGAGCAGGTTGTTAAGGAGGTTCTCCAAGCTATCGGCATACCTATCTTTCATGAATTTGAAACCCATGAGCAGTTTGAAGGCTGCTTAGTTTTGTCCCCTGATACCTTAATTATCGTGGATACTGAACGGCATAAGCCCAGTACAATTGAGAAATTCTTTACCAAAGCCCTGGATATTTTCGAAGAAGTGATTTATGTTGAGGTACCGCAGGCACGAAGGTTTATGCATGCGGATATGATTTTCAACAGAATTAGTGAAGACTTGGCCCTGTATTTTCCCCCAGCATTTCTTAGAACCTATTTAATTACCAGACAGAAGCGGCTTGAAATTGACCTAAGGACATTTTTAGGAAAGCGAAATATGGAACTTGTGGAAATAGATAATGAAGAGCAACAAAATTGGGGCTGCAGCTTTGTTGTCTTAGAACCTAAGGTCCTTATTCACTATGATCTGGCACTTAACCGTCAGACTAAAGAGACCTTAAAACAACGGGGGGTACAGATTATTGAATTTCACCCCGATGCCTTATTAGCCGGAGGAGGAAGTCTTCGTTGTCTGACCTTAAGACTTTGGCGTACCTGA